One segment of Sander vitreus isolate 19-12246 chromosome 20, sanVit1, whole genome shotgun sequence DNA contains the following:
- the dusp23b gene encoding dual specificity protein phosphatase 23, whose product MASTPPHNFSWVDPDKLAGLALPRMTSEYQYLLDNGIKHLVCLCERKPPYYDSCPELQLHHIKIVDFTPPSPSQIDRFLSIVEEANSKGEGVGVHCMHGHGRTGTMLACYLVKTRKISGVDAINEIRNLRKGSIETHEQEKAVVQFYQRTK is encoded by the exons ATGGCCTCCACACCTCCACACAATTTCTCCTGGGTCGATCCAGACAAACTGGCTGGACTGGCGCTCCCCAGGATGACATCTGAATACCAGTACCTGCTGGACAACGGTATCAAACACCTGGTTTGCCTGTGTGAGAGAAAACCACCTTACTATGACTCGTGCCCAGAGTTACAGCTGCACCACATCAAGATAGTGGACTTCACTCCTCCTTCACCAAGTCAGATTGATAGATTCCTCTCTATCGTGGAAGAGGCCAACTCCAAGGGGGAG GGTGTGGGAGTTCACTGCATGCACGGTCATGGGAGAACAGGGACCATGCTGGCCTGCTACCTGGTGAAGACGAGGAAGATATCGGGGGTCGACGCCATCAATGAGATCCGCAATCTGCGGAAAGGCTCGATTGAAACTCACGAACAAGAGAAAGCTGTGGTGCAGTTTTATCAGCGCACAAAGTAG
- the afdnb gene encoding afadin, whose translation MPEEEEREELAKVIRQWNNNRLDLFEISQPDKNLEFHGVMRFYFEDRVGGNVATKCLRVCSNSSTREVIETLSEKFRPDMKMLTTSYSLYEIHANKERKLDLDERPLVVQLNWNTDNREGRFVLKKDRERLEENCHEKEKGGVIQSFKRTLSRKEKKKEKSKTKGTDKVSEDENGSTETLLNNNSISVSNHETKKSCTENEKQQRQAAPAGKHTENWHPDVSDQPGLPIGIQFCDNSEEAFLSAVINYTNSSTVHFKLSPAYTLYAAGRFALQRHYRRGSSSSGQTLSVTLIANKMVAMTGKVIQRQQAIAGALAFWMANSSELLNFLKHDKDLRSLTHQSQLDLSHLVHKAYSCLLQCLQNELGKSLPTFLFDPEQHGALPAGIEMVLNTMMNTMSLLRRCRVNPALTIQLFSQLFHFISAWLFNQLMSSKANTPGLRSHYWGAALRQRLTAIEAWAERQGLELAADCHLGHIIQATMLLTMNKYSMQDVNAIQNTCFKLNSLQLQTLLSGYLYATNEPHIPPDLIDAVVAAAKASADNLIRSEGRHIQLEESLDLHLPFLLPEGGYSCDTVRGIPPGFREFLDPICRKGLCSLTSQPNSKGDWNVYFSEPTSSAESTYLAAHREPEMVTITLNKPLNSGMGVSIVAAKGAGRGNLGIYIKSIVKGGPAEMNGGLTAGDQLLSVDGQSLVDLNQERAAAIMMQTGPVVTLKVAKFGASYHGLGALLSEPTSERTTALMLYRVVDPGPSEQLHGGSKRKKDQMMQRNRQLYRSNPNMTADFPPEDGDEPVNLAAAAVSTSSLCADTFHREYLTLPTPKSQDKNSSESSRPQQAFKVSLRPLDGQSSSKRTFMRQALSQENLCMDSGGPLLDKRQNLWEQKEQRAKQTMSHYSSFPICSSVSTHDILSDNCSPTKQQQSGRTSGAGVWRTPFSQHPTPTPSNQPIRIDIPVTRAGNTNPNPPLTTFQSSSLLAVRMSQTLKVNGNKKRANHIYACPITASKKLPQPSLLSQQQRSNTHRDQAAKPQVSITPTKHVSFQEPPTQQKQGKGPPRPKDPQELSDPWRREAQEKLEKQQRLRVVELLKQEVNELQGRARRTAEENERLRRLSLEWQFQKRLQELQQRGEEEEDEDEEEEDLDMMVTIQQLEKRTQNKRSSAENVNTELKELQKQAGTFLSQKEDKAKTDQRPSGLSQDINNMASKE comes from the exons ATGCCGGAGGAGGAAGAACGAGAGGAATTAGCCAAAGTCATCAGACAGTGGAACAACAACAGACTGGACTTGTTTGAAATAAGCCAACCTGATAAG AACTTGGAGTTTCACGGTGTGATGCGCTTCTACTTTGAGGACCGTGTTGGAGGAAATGTGGCCACAAAGTGCCTGCGTGTTTGCAGCAACTCTTCTACTCGCGAGGTTATCGAAACTCTGTCAGAGAAGTTCAGGCCTGATATGAAAATGCTGACTACTAGTTATTCCCTGTATGAGATCCACGCCAATAAAG AGCGTAAACTGGATCTGGACGAGAGACCTTTGGTTGTACAATTAAACTGGAACACAGACAACAGAGAAGGACGTTTTGTGCTCaagaaagacagggagagatTGGAG GAAAACTGTCACGAGAAGGAAAAAGGAGGCGTGATCCAAAGCTTTAAGAGGACACTgtcaaggaaagaaaagaagaaggagaagagcaAAACTAAAGGAACCGACAAGGTTTCAGAGGATGAGAATGG GTCAACTGAAACGCTACTAAATAACAACAGCATTTCCGTGTCTAACCATGAGACAAAAAAGAGCTGCACAGAAAACGAAAAGCAACAGAGGCAGGCTGCCCCGG CAGGGAAGCACACAGAAAATTGGCATCCAGATGTTTCCGATCAACCTGGATTACCAATTGGAATTCAATTCTGTGATAACT CTGAGGAGGCCTTTCTATCTGCAGTCATAAATTACACCAACAGCTCCACAGTTCATTTCAAGCTCTCACCTGCATACACCCTCTATGCTGCGGGACGCTTTGCTCTGCAACGCCATTACAGGCGAGGCTCTTCATCCTCAGGCCAGACACTCAGTGTAACTTTGATCGCAAACAAAATGGTGGCCATGACAGGGAAGGTCATCCAG AGGCAGCAGGCCATCGCCGGTGCACTCGCCTTCTGGATGGCCAACTCCTCTGAGCTGCTGAACTTCCTCAAGCATGACAAAGACCTCCGCTCGCTCACACATCAAAGTCAGCTGGATCTGTCCCACCTGGTGCACAAAGCTTACAG TTGCCTCCTACAGTGTCTACAGAATGAGTTAGGGAAGTCCTTGCCTACTTTCTTGTTTGATCCTGAGCAACATGGTGCACTGCCAGCTGGTATAG AGATGGTGCTGAACACCATGATGAACACCATGTCCCTTTTACGCCGCTGTCGGGTCAACCCTGCCCTAACCATCCAGCTCTTCTCCCAACTCTTCCATTTCATCAGCGCCTGGCTCTTCAACCAGCTGATGAGCTCAAAGGCCAACACTCCAGGCCTGCGCTCCCACTACTGGGGAGCTGCTCTCCGCCAGAGGCTTACGGCCATCGAAGCCTGGGCGGAGAGGCAGGGCCTGGAGCTGGCTGCTGACTGCCACCTTGGACACATCATCCAG GCAACCATGCTCCTGACCATGAACAAGTACTCAATGCAAGATGTGAATGCCATCCAGAATACCTGTTTTAAACTGAACTCACTGCAGCTGCAGACGTTGCTATCCGGCTACCTCTATGCAACCAATGAGCCTCACATCCCCCCT GATTTGATCGATGCTGTAGTGGCGGCTGCGAAGGCTTCAGCAGATAACCTGATTCGGAGCGAAGGACGGCACATCCAGCTGGAGGAGAGCCTCGACCTGCACCTGCCCTTCCTGCTGCCGGAGGGAGGATACTCCTGTGACACTGTGAGAGGAATCCCTCCAGGGTTTAGGGAATTTTTGGACCCAATTTGCCGGAAAG GTCTCTGCTCTTTAACATCCCAGCCGAACTCCAAAGGTGACTGGAACGTGTACTTCAGTGAACCAACTTCCTCTGCAGAGAGCACATACTTG GCAGCACACAGAGAGCCAGAGATGGTGACTATCACACTGAACAAACCTCTAAACAGTGGGATGGGGGTCAGCATTGTGGCTGCCAAG GGAGCGGGTCGAGGAAACCTTGGGATTTATATCAAATCTATTGTCAAGGGAGGACCAGCTGAAATG AATGGCGGGTTAACAGCTGGGGATCAGCTGCTGAGCGTGGATGGTCAAAGTTTGGTCGATCTCAACCAAGAAAG GGCAGCAGCTATCATGATGCAAACCGGCCCCGTTGTGACCTTAAAGGTTGCAAAGTTTGGAGCAAGCTACCACGGCCTGGGAGCTCTGCTGAGCGAACCAACCTCAGAAAGGACTACAG CGCTCATGCTGTACAGGGTTGTGGATCCAGGTCCCTCAGAACAGCTCCATGGAGGCAGCAAAAGGAAGAAAGACCAGATGATGCAAAGAAACAGACAACTTTATCGCTCCAACCCCAACATGACCG CAGATTTCCCCCCCGAGGATGGAGATGAACCTGTTAACCTTGCTGCCGCTGCTGTATCCACTAGCAGCCTTTGTGCTGat ACATTTCACAGGGAATACTTGACACTTCCAACCCCTAAATCCCAGGACAAAAACTCATCTGAATCCAGTCGACCACAGCAAGCATTCAAAGTGTCTTTGAGGCCTTTAGATGGACAGAGCTCCAGTAAGAGGACCTTCATG CGCCAAGCTCTGTCACAGGAGAACTTGTGTATGGACAGTGGAGGCCCCCTGCTGGACAAAAGGCAGAACTTGTGGGAGCAGAAGGAGCAGCGAGCGAAGCAAACCATGAGCCACTATTCATCTTTCCCAATTTGCTCAAGTGTTTCTACTCACGACATCCTCTCAGATAATTGTTCTCCTACAAAACAACAGCAGAGCGGCCGTACAAGTGGCGCCGGTGTCTGGAGAACTCCTTTTTCACAACATCCAACACCGACGCCTTCCAACCAGCCAATACGCATCGACATCCCTGTAACCAGAGCAGGGAACACAAATCCAAATCCTCCACTCACCACCTTCCAGAGTTCATCTTTGCTGGCGGTGAGGATGAGCCAAACCCTTAAagtaaatggaaataaaaaaagagctaATCATATTTATGCATGTCCCATTACTGCATCCAAGAAGCTACCTCAGCCCTCGCTTCTATCTCAGCAGCAGAGATCCAACACACACAGGGATCAAGCTGCAAAACCCCAAGTAAGCATCACTCCAACCAAACATGTCTCCTTCCAAGAACCTCCCACTCAGCAGAAGCAGGGCAAGGGTCCTCCAAGGCCAAAGGACCCTCAGGAGCTGTCTGACCCGTGGCGGAGGGAGGcccaggagaagctggagaagcAGCAGAGGCTCCGTGTGGTGGAGCTCCTGAAGCAGGAGGTGAACGAGCTCCAGGGTAGAGCAAGGCGCACGGCGGAGGAGAACGAGCGGCTCCGAAGGCTCAGCCTGGAGTGGCAGTTTCAGAAGAGGCTGCAGGAGCTtcagcagagaggagaggaggaggaggatgaggatgaggaggaggaagatttGGACATGATGGTGACGATACAGCAGCTGGAGAAGAGAACACAG AACAAGAGGAGCTCTGCTGAGAATGTCAACACTGAATTGAAAGAGTTACAAAAGCAGGCAGGAACTTTTCTCTCCCAAAAGGAAGACAAGGCAAAGACag ATCAAAGACCAAGCGGACTGAGTCAAGATATTAACAACATGGCATCAAAAGAGTGA
- the txlnbb gene encoding taxilin beta b, producing MEACPAPTGPEASPAEGQHIDLTEDLAQQLEDIISTYQAEQIPAEPEDTEEVTTVKEADTRKDQKLEKKMLKNLGKEAMLLMQSLNKLNTPEQKLEAIIKKHAELLEEHRNDQKQLKVLQKKLLQVMKEKDQLQSEHSRAVLARSKLEGLCRELQRHNKTLKEETLQRCREDDLKRKEITTHFQGTLSDIQAQIEEHSGRNTKLCQENSALAEKLKGLITQYDQREANLEKVFKHRDLKEKLLETKLTQANMILNETEEKHKLEKELLLKQAAEYKIKVKVMKEQEKDMKIQLDMYSKKFDEFQGTVSQSNSVYTGFKQDMDKMAKKMKKMDKECQSWKTRFDGCNKSLLDMVADKAIKEKEFELIMTKNQKLENLCRALQEERKSLYEKVQGAGSQPDINPTKPTEKKGPEELETPKVPKEDDPAQNTAAPAAAAPTGTPTAETPLTKELAKLKAEQSRLKEITGSFTISHVISTEKVVSQSQGLSEGVQEPEENHIEESNGKHLQEVEEDGCQEQRDLEMESVD from the exons ATGGAGGCTTGTCCTGCACCCACGGGTCCTGAGGCGTCGCCAGCCGAGGGTCAGCATATTGACCTGACAGAGGACCTGGCCCAGCAGCTGGAGGACATCATTAGCACCTACCAGGCTGAGCAGATTCCCGCTGAGCcagaggacacagaggaggtCACAACCGTCAAAGAGGCCGACACCCGCAAGGACCAGAAACTGGAGAAGAAGATGCTCAAAAACCTAG GGAAGGAAGCCATGCTGCTGATGCAAAGTTTGAACAAACTCAACACTCCAGAACAGAAACTGGAAGCCATCATCAAGAAGCATGCTGAGCTG ttgGAGGAGCATCGGAATGACCAGAAGCAGCTTAAGGTTCTGCAGAAGAAGTTGCTCCAGGTGATGAAGGAGAAGGACCAGCTGCAGAGCGAGCACAGCCGGGCCGTGCTGGCTCGCAGTAAACTGGAGGGGCTCTGCCGAGAGCTGCAGAGGCACAATAAGACCTTAAAG GAAGAGACCCTGCAGAGGTGCAGAGAGGACGACCTGAAGAGGAAAGAGATCACCACCCATTTCCAGGGGACGCTTAGTGATATTCAAGCCCAAATCGAGGAACACAGCGGCCGCAACACCAAGCTGTGCCAGGAGAACAGCGCTCTGGCAGAGAAACTCAAGGGGCTCATTACACAATACGACCAGCGAGAGGCG AACCTGGAAAAGGTCTTCAAACACAGAGACCTGAAAGAAAAGCTGCTGGAAACCAAACTCACGCAGGCCAACATGATACTGAATGAGACAGAGGAGAAGCACAAGCTGGAAAAAGAGCTT CTGCTAAAACAGGCGGCAgagtataaaataaaagtgaaggTCATGAAGGAGCAAGAAAAAGATATGAAGATCCAG CTTGATATGTACTCCAAAAAGTTTGATGAATTCCAGGGCACCGTATCTCAGAGTAACAGTGTCTACACTGGCTTCAAACAGGACATGGACAAA ATGgccaagaaaatgaaaaagatgGATAAAGAGTGCCAGTCATGGAAGACTCGCTTTGATGGTTGCAACAAGAGTCTCCTTGACATGGTGGCAGAT AAAGCAATCAAGGAAAAGGAGTTTGAGCTCATCATGACCAAGAACCAGAAGCTTGAGAATCTGTGCAGGGCTTtgcaagaggagaggaagagtcTTTACGAGAAGGTGCAGGGAGCTGGAAGTCAACCAGACATCAACCCTACTAAACCAACAGAGAAGAAGGGCCCAGAGGAGCTGGAGACCCCTAAAGTCCCTAAAGAGGATGACCCTGCACAGAATACTGCAGCTCCTGCCGCTGCTGCCCCCACCGGGACACCGACAGCTGAAACTCCCCTGACCAAGGAGCTGGCTAAGCTGAAGGCTGAGCAGAGCCGCCTGAAGGAGATTACCGGCTCTTTCACAATCTCTCATGTTATATCCACAGAAAAAGTTGTTAGCCAATCACAAGGACTCTCTGAGGGTGTCCAGGAGCCAGAAGAGAACCACATAGAGGAGAGCAATGGCAAACACCTCCAGGAAGTCGAGGAGGATGGATGCCAAGAACAGAGAGATTTGGAAATGGAGTCAGTTGATTAA